A segment of the Coffea arabica cultivar ET-39 chromosome 8c, Coffea Arabica ET-39 HiFi, whole genome shotgun sequence genome:
CACGTTCGAGGTGCAGGCCATGAGCGCCGAGAAGCTCCCTTTCGTCCTGCCTGCTGTCTTCACCATCGGCCCCCGCGTGGACGACGAAGGCAGCCTCCTGAAGTACGCCAAGCTCATCTCCCCCCACGACAAGCTCTCCCACCACGTCAAAGAGCTCGTCCAGGGGATCATCGAGGGGGAGACTCGAGTCCTCGCGGCCTCCATGACCATGGAGGAGATCTTCAGAGGGACTAAAGAGTTCAAGCAAGAAGTGTTCGAGAAGGTTCAGCTGGAGCTCAACCAGTTCGGGCTGCTGATTTACAACGCCAACGTGAAGCAGCTGGTGGATGTCCCCGGACACGAGTACTTCTCTTACTTGGGTCAGAAGACGCAGATGGAAGCCGCCAACCAGGCCAAGGTTGACGTGGCGGAGGCCAAGATGAAGGGGGAGATCGGCTCCAAACTCCGAGAAGGGCAGACCCTTCAGAACGCCGCGAAGATTGACGCGGAGACGAAGGTCATCTCGACCCAGAGGCAGGGACaggggaagaaagaagaagtGAGGGTGAAGACGGAGGTTAAGATATTTGAGAACCAAAGGGAGGCAGAGGTGGCGGAGGCGAACGCGGAGCTGGCGAAGAAGAAGGCTTGGTGGTCCAAGGAGGCGCAGATGGCGGAGGTGGAGGCCACGAAAGCAGTGGCTCTTCGGGATGCGGAGTTGCAGAAGGAGGTGGAGACCATGAATGCGTTGACGCGGACGGAGAAGCTAAAGGCCGACCTGTTGAGCAAAGCCAGCGTTGAATATGAGACCAAGGTACGTAAAAGTTGTCTTTCCTCCTTCAACTTTAAGTTTGCATCTTGCACTTTTCATTCAAGGTCTTCTTATGGCTTGGATTGCCGTCACAAGTAACTGCAGCTCTCATGAGTTCCAGCATGCTTTTAAAGAGAAAATATTTCAATCCTCCAAATTAATACTAGTAGTAGCTATGTGTAGCAGACTTCAGTCTATCAATCTTTTTTCCAATTAGCTGCAGGACTTTCCCAGCTAACAGAACTTTTCATTTTATTGTTAAGATGGAAAAGAAGGGCAGAAGAACATCGTCCTAACTTTTTTGGTATTGGTGATTGACTGAAACACCACCCCCATTATTCAAAATTTACATATGGTTTAGATTTGAGGGACATTCAAACCTGCATGCATTGTTCTAGTAACACTCGCTACATAGAATGATCGATACTAGAAGTGCATATTAATTAATCAAGCAAATT
Coding sequences within it:
- the LOC113706281 gene encoding flotillin-like protein 4, whose translation is MYRVASASEYLVITGVGITDIKIAKKAWVLPGQSCTICDISPVNYTFEVQAMSAEKLPFVLPAVFTIGPRVDDEGSLLKYAKLISPHDKLSHHVKELVQGIIEGETRVLAASMTMEEIFRGTKEFKQEVFEKVQLELNQFGLLIYNANVKQLVDVPGHEYFSYLGQKTQMEAANQAKVDVAEAKMKGEIGSKLREGQTLQNAAKIDAETKVISTQRQGQGKKEEVRVKTEVKIFENQREAEVAEANAELAKKKAWWSKEAQMAEVEATKAVALRDAELQKEVETMNALTRTEKLKADLLSKASVEYETKVQAANSELYQRQKVAEAYLYEKTKQAEAEKATASAALYARQQQIEGDLYAKKKEAEGLKALAEAQGVYLRTLLDSLGGNYGALRDYLMINGGLFQELAKINAQAVQGLQPKISIWTNNGAASEAAGGDGTTSAVKEVAQVYKMLPPLFQTVHDQTGMSPPAWMGTFPTPRDSK